Proteins from one Ahaetulla prasina isolate Xishuangbanna chromosome 2, ASM2864084v1, whole genome shotgun sequence genomic window:
- the CISH gene encoding cytokine-inducible SH2-containing protein, with product MLFPESWRDMILCVQGSYPLVSEEKLRRLPVAGLAVNVSEQVMQPLSVTSFQEQSAPPLVMPRLESNSPQTRDPEEDLLCIARTFSFLRESGWYWGSITANEAKQQLQKMPEGTFLVRDSAHPSYLFTLSVKTNRGPTNVRIEYADSKFQLDSNCLSKPRVLAFPDVVSLIQHYVLSCTVESKSDAPYPPPMPLPPPQKEMIASAVHLKLIRPLSRKDIAPNLQHLCRLQINRCTGKTDQLPLPKRMKDYLKQYPFQL from the exons ATGCTCTTTCCTGAATCTTGGCGTGACATGATCCTCTGCGTTCAAGG ATCCTATCCTTTGGTATCAGAGGAGAAACTCCGGAGGCTACCTGTTGCAGGCCTTGCAGTGAATGTGTCAGAACAGGTCATGCAGCCTCTGTCAGTCACATCCTTCCAAGAACAGTCTGCCCCTCCCTTGGTAATGCCCAGACTTGAAAGCAACTCACCTCAAACACGAGACCCAGAGGAGGATCTGCTGTGTATTGCCAGAACGTTTTCATTTCTGAGAGAATCTG GTTGGTATTGGGGTTCTATTACAGCCAACGAAGCCAAGCAGCAGCTCCAGAAGATGCCAGAGGGGACTTTTCTGGTACGGGACAGTGCTCATCCCAGCTACCTGTTCACGCTATCCGTAAAGACCAACAGAGGCCCTACCAACGTACGCATTGAATACGCCGATAGCAAGTTCCAGTTAGATTCCAATTGCCTCTCCAAACCTCGGGTTTTGGCCTTCCCAGATGTGGTTAGTCTCATCCAACATTATGTTCTTTCTTGTACTGTGGAGAGCAAGAGTGATGCTCCCTACCCGCCTCCCATGCCTTTGCCTCCCCCACAAAAGGAGATGATAGCATCAGCAGTACACCTGAAGCTCATCCGGCCGCTCAGCCGCAAGGACATTGCCCCCAACCTGCAGCACCTCTGCCGACTACAGATCAATCGATGCACTGGAAAGACAGACCAATTGCCTCTACCAAAGAGAATGAAGGACTATTTGAAGCAGTATCCTTTTCAACTTTAA